One Cucumis sativus cultivar 9930 chromosome 1, Cucumber_9930_V3, whole genome shotgun sequence DNA segment encodes these proteins:
- the LOC101205423 gene encoding metalloendoproteinase 5-MMP: protein MGSKPLAILLFISILPLCFSLPLRQVSRLSFLNDLQGSKKGDNVKGISKLKNFFRRYGYLNHQINVTGHLIDHDADDTFDDRFESAVKTYQQYFHLNSTGSLNAETLSQLATPRCGNPDILNEATGRMLLENNNNDSSHDHYHQLSHAVPHYSFFPGRPRWPPTKYHLTYEFLPNTHADAKAPVTRAFATWARHTHFKFSLATNSRRADLKIGFYRGNHGDGYPFDGSGGTLAHAFTPTDGRVHFDSTEKWVVGAVRGRFDLETVALHEIGHLLGLGHSRVKNAIMYPTIESGSTKGLNADDIEGIEVLYNVPLP from the coding sequence ATGGGGAGTAAACCTCTGGCAATTCTTCTCTTCATCTCCATCCTCCCTCTTTGCTTTTCACTTCCATTGCGCCAAGTTTCTCGATTATCATTTCTCAATGACCTCCAAGGAAGCAAGAAAGGTGATAATGTCAAAGGCATATCCAAGCTTAAGAACTTTTTCCGTCGTTACGGttatttaaatcatcaaatcaaTGTCACTGGTCATTTGATCGACCATGATGCCGACGACACCTTTGACGATCGCTTCGAGTCTGCCGTCAAAACCTACCAACAATACTTCCATCTAAACTCCACTGGATCTCTGAATGCCGAGACGCTATCCCAACTTGCAACACCTCGGTGCGGTAATCCAGATATCCTTAATGAAGCCACTGGTCGAATGCTATTAGAAAACAACAACAACGATAGTAGTCACGATCACTACCACCAACTCTCCCATGCTGTACCACACTACAGTTTCTTCCCAGGAAGGCCTAGGTGGCCACCTACCAAATATCACTTAACATATGAGTTTCTTCCCAACACTCATGCAGACGCAAAAGCACCGGTGACACGAGCGTTCGCAACATGGGCTCGACACAcacattttaagttttctttggCCACAAACTCTAGAAGAGCTGATTTGAAGATAGGGTTTTATAGAGGGAACCATGGAGATGGGTACCCATTTGACGGGTCAGGAGGAACTTTGGCACATGCTTTTACTCCAACTGATGGGAGAGTTCATTTTGATTCAACAGAGAAATGGGTAGTTGGGGCAGTAAGAGGGAGATTTGATTTGGAAACAGTGGCTTTGCATGAGATTGGACATCTTCTTGGACTTGGGCATAGCAGAGTTAAAAATGCTATAATGTATCCTACTATAGAATCTGGGTCTACTAAAGGCTTGAATGCTGATGACATTGAAGGGATTGAGGTTTTATACAACGTACCTTTACCCTAA